A segment of the Manihot esculenta cultivar AM560-2 chromosome 13, M.esculenta_v8, whole genome shotgun sequence genome:
ATCTATTTGCAATACAGTGGTCgttttattaaaaacatgtgTGCTGAcgtgctgtatgtatacttcatccGGGAGTTGCTCCAGCTCTTCCCTGGTCAATCTACTGAGCAAGTCCGTCTCTTCATTCTCCTCCCGAGGTATTCTCTAATACCTGACTATGATCCCTTTATTCCTAAGCTCGGCTTCTATAGCCTTTGCCTTCGCTAGGTAGTTTTGCATGGTAGGGTCTCTGGCCTGATGTGCCCCTGTTACCTGATTGATCACCAGTTGGGAGTCACTAttcacttcgaggtcggttgcccctacctccatCGCTACTAGCATTCCATTTATTAGAGCTTCATACTCTGCCACATTGTTGGAAGCCTTGAATTCTAGGCGTAGGGCATAGCAAACTTTGAATTCTTCAGGTCCCTTCAACATTATTCCTACGCCACTGCCTCTAGCACCAGATGCCCCGTCAACATACAACTTCCAGCTAAATTCCTGAGAGGAATGCCCTTCTCTCTCATTTTCTAACTTTTTCGAAGATGATTTACCCTGTTCGATCTGTTCTtcattgaatgagcattctgctatgaagtcagccagggcctgagattttatagtggtccgaggtcggtactctagacAGTAAGAGCTAATCTCAATGGACCAAGCCAGCATCCAACCTGATATTTCTGGTCTGTGGAGGATCTTCTTTAGAGGctggtctgtcatcactactccctggtggctttccagatagaccctgaatttccggactgctagcaaCAGAGCGTATGCCATCTTTTCGATGTTCAATTATCTGACCTCGGCatctttaagcaccttgctgacatagaagACAGGCTTCTGCTCCCCTCCTTCCACCCTAACCAACACGGCACTGACGGCTTGTTCTAAGGCTTATAAATAAATCAGGAGCTCTTCTCCCTCCATCGGACTACTGAGCACatgaggcgagctaagataacttttgagctctttgaaagcttctcggcagtcctcggtccattcgaagttcggcactttcctcaacttcttaaAAAATGGCAAGCATCTTTcagccgacctcgacatgaagcgATTGAGCGCCACCACTCTCCCGGTAAGTCTCTGGACATCTCTTACGCAAGTTGGCTCTGGCATGTTCAAgatagcttccactttctcagaattgggctcaatgcctttcccACTTACCATGTACcccaggaattttcctcccctgatgaagaaggcacatttcgctgggttcagcctcattTTATACTGTTCGAGCACCTCGAATACTTCCCTCAAATCTACCATTTGCTGTTGGAAGGCTGGGcctttgaccaccatatcatctacatacacttctacatttctgccgatctgatttttgaaaatcttgttcatcagtctttggtatgttgccccggcattcTTCTGCCCGAAGGGCATGGCCTTGTAGCAGTAGGTCctatcttctgttatgaacgaggttttTTCTTCATTCGACCTGTCCATTAGAatttggtgataaccagacatagcatccaaagacgacatataatcaaaaccggccgtagagtcgaccattttattaatatcatggagggggtaacaatctttggggcaTGCTTGATTGAGGTCAGTGAAGTCTATACATATCCTAtacttgccattggcttttttgactaatataggatttgctagccactgtgggtacataacctctcTAATAAATCCAGCCTCTTCCAATTTTCGgacctcctccctggtggcctgttgcttctcccttcctaccacTCTTTTCTTTTGCTTCACCGGTTTGGCCTCGGGTAGGACATTCAGCTTGTACGTCATCACTCCAGGGTCAATtccgggcatgtcagaaggcttccaagcgaagcttgatgcgtgacctcggatcagggccatgaatTCTGTTTTCTGCTCTTCAGTGAGGCCGGCgttaagactgaagaccttatctgtctctgcttctgataagggaaaaGTCTCCAGCTCTCCGACCGGCTCTGTTCTAGCCTCCTTCTTCTCGTCCCTGACCTCTAGCACCTCAGAGTCGAGCTTTTCCCCCGCCGAGCTTGGTTCTGACACTGTGGCTAGGTACACCGCTCTTGCTTCTTCTTGGCTTCCCCGGACTACTCCCACTCCTGCCTCTGTTGGGAATTTCATGGCCAAGTATCTGATGCTGGTGACAGCCTCGAAATCAAACAGTGCAGGTCTCCCTAGTATCGCGTTGTAGCTCAgggggagtttgaccaccaggAACACTGCAAAATGAGTGCGAGTCCTTGGCGCTTCTCCTAGAGTGAGAGCCAGCTTTACTTTTCCTTCCACGGGCACTGGGACTCCTCCAATTCCTTTGACCGATGCTTGGTCCCGGACTAATTGTTCCtccgggattcccatctgctggaaaaccctgTGGGGCAGCAAattcaccttactcccatcatccaccaagATCTTCTTTACCCGGTAGTTGTGGATGATGGCTTCGATAACAAGGGCATCGtcatgaggcatctgaacaccctgagcatcctccggagagaaaGTGATGGCCACTGGAGAATGCTCGACGACCTGCATGACCTCGGCGTTGCTGCTTTCCCCCTCTCGACTCCTCTTTTTTTCCCTtcagctcatccgacctcctgaCCCTccgacaatcatgttgatggtcccactggatccaTCATTTACTGGTCCTGCTCCCGCTCTCCTAGGTGTTGGCACCGCTGGGTTGGGCTAAGGCCTTTGCCCCTCCGGCTTCTTCACAAAGTTTCTGAGGTGTcccctttttatcagcctctcgatttCAGCAATCAACTGGTAGCAGTTGTTGGTGTCATGGCCATGGGTACGATgatactgacagtatttgtcaggatctcgctggtTTGCTTCAGCTTTCATAGGTCTGGGCCATTGaaggaactccttgtcctgtactgccatgagcacctcggctctggaggcATTGAGCGGGGTCAGATTCTCTGGAATCCAAGGAGGGAGTGATTTTTGTTCAGGAACCTTAGGAAGgggaggtctttggtcccttcgctcccagggctGTCTGTAGGTTTCAGATCTTCTGCCTTGCTTCTTCTCCTGCCTTTCCGGCCTtctctcctccggggcttttcCCTTATCTACCGCTCCTCTGGCAAACCTGCTCgtcaccaaggcatcatcctgcctgatGTACTTTTCTACCCTCTTCATTAGCTCCGCTAGTGAGGtgggaggcttcctgctcaatgAACCGAAGAACTCAGGCGAGGTCGTCCCTTTCTGCATTGCCTCCACCGCTCTGCCCTCATCTAGCTCGGGGATCTGTAAGGCCTCTGTATTAAAACGAGCGACATATTCTCTGAGCGATTCATCTCTCCTCTGCCTCACCGTCTCCAAATAACTCGTTTTCCTGTCTGCAGACACCCCAGCAACGAACCTGCTGATGAAGGCATTCGCCAGATCCCTGAAGCTTCTGATACTCCCAGCCTCCAAgttgttgaaccacgcccgcgccgGCCCCGTAAGCGttgttgggaataccttgcacatcaagacGTCTGATaaagtttgcaactccatgaaggtcttataacTCAAGACGTGCTCTCTAGGGTTCCCGATTCCATCGTACGCCgccataggtggcatcataaatttctttgggacggtctcctgctgcacccactttgagaagggtgaagaggcAGGTAGAAGAGTTTGGCTAGGGTCCTTCGCCTCCAACTCGGCCAAaagctgctctctcatcttcTGCAGCTTTTGATCTACACTCTCTTCTTCCTGTTTGGGCCTTTTCTCCAAGCGACATTCTGATACTGGCCCCTGTTTGTGATCTAGTTAGGGGTCTTTGGAAAAGTGGGTCAGGtttggaagaagaagaagggtggTTCTTTCTTCTGCCTATGTTTGCAAACTTAGAGAGGATCTGAAATCTCTTGAGTGTAAAGTACTCAAAAACTAGAGAATTAATTTCCCCATTTTATTGAAAAGAAGGAGTACATATACAACTGAGTTTTAACTGTAACTCCTAAAAATACTGAAGCaacaaatatgaaaatattctcaaacaacaaaaatagaatcacaaataaaataaaaagattccATAAAATCAGTAGCTAATAATTGACCAACAGACTTAGTCAACCAGcattttcttcttcaatccGTGAGTGTATCTCTTGTAGACCAACTGCTGCTGGTTGCTATCATTACGCCCTCCCATTTTGATGTGCTTGTCTTCAAGTACTTGACCAGCCAGGTTACCagacatgttttcataaaatggttTTAGCAAGGAAACATGAAATACTGGATGAATATGAGCATTAGGAGGAAGATCTAACTTGTATGCCGACGTCCCAATGCGCTTGAGAACAGGAAATGGGCCATGATATTTTGGAAGCAACTTCTGATTTTTCCTAGCAGCAAGAGACTTTTGGCGATAAGGCTGAAGTTTTAGCAAAACCTTGTCTCCAACTTTGAACTGAACATCCCGACGACGAGCATCGTAGTAAGCTTTCATTTTCTGTTGAGCACTGAACAAGTTTTTATGCAAAGAAGAAAGTAATGCATCACGAGATTGGAGAGCAATATCTAGTTCATCCAAATGAGTACTTCCCGGTGAATACGAAAGCAATCGTGGTGGAGGCCTGCCATACACAACCTCAAATGGAGTAGCCTTCAATGAAGAATGGAAGCTTGTATTATAGCAATACTCAGCCCAAGCTAACCATTCCATCCATTTGGTAGGACAATCACTTGTGAAACATCGAAGATACATTTCGATAGTACGGTTAACCACTTCAGTTTGACCATCTGATTGAGGGTGATAAGCCGAACTAAAGGAAAGTTTAGTGCCACATAAGGTGAATAACTCAGTCCAGAAGTTACTTGTAAAAAGTCACATCACGATCACTTACGATACTTTCTGGTAGCCCATGCAACTTAAAAATACAATCAAAGAAGAGTCGGGCAACACTTACTGCTGTGTAAGGGTGAGAGAGAGGCAAAAAATGAGTTTGTTTAGAGAATCTGTCCACGACCaccaataaaacatttttttccTTTAGATGTGGGTAACCCTTCTACAAAGTCGAGAGAGATATCTGCCCATATTTGAGTGGGAATAGGCAGAGGTTGCATAAGACCCGCAGGGTGTAGTGTTTCAGATTTGTGGCGTTGGCAAACAGAGCAAGTGCGGATAAATTCACGAACATTCTTTTTAATGCCAACCCAATGGAAATCTCTAGTGATGCAATACAAGGTTTTCTGATAACCTTCATGGCCTTGATTGTGTAGAGCAGAAATCACATATTGAATTGATGGGGAATTGTTGGGTAAGAAAACTCGTCCCTTATAAAGTAAAAGCCCCTGCTTAAAACTCGAAGGCAGTGCTGCTGTTCCACTGTTTACAGTTGTGATTAATTGCTGAATTTCAGTATTTTGCAGCTGCTCCCTTCGAATTTCATCAAATAAGTTTAGTTGAGGCTTTGAAATTGCCATAAGAGCTGCAACGTCTTCATCGCGACGAGAGAGCGAATCAGCAACTGTATTATGTTTGCCTGCTCTATATTCAACTGAGAAGAGAAAACCCATTAGTTTGCTAAACCAACGTTGTTGGAATGGAGAGAGTACTTTTTGCTCCAAAAGGAATTTCAAACTGTAATGATCAGTTCGAATGATGAACTTGCAACCCCAAAGATAAGATTTCCACTGTTTGACAGCCTTGACAAGCCCAATTAATTCCTTCTCATAAGCGGGCAGATTTCGGTGTCTTATTGCCATAGCTTGACTGAAATACGCCATTGGTCTATTGTTTTGTAGTAGGACAGCCCCAATTCCAGCCTCTGATGCATCACATTCTACTATAAATGGTTGAGAAAAATCAGGTAGAATTAATACCGGGGTGGTAGTCATTGCGTGCTTTAATGCTTGAAAAGCTGTGCGGGAATTTTCTGTCCAGtgaaaagaattattttttagcATAACTATTAATGGAGCTGCAATGATTCCATACTGAGGAACAAATTTGCGGTAATATCCAATAAGACCAAGAAACCCCTGGAGGCCTCGAATAGAAGAAGGTTGTGGCCAATCCAACATTGCTGAAATTTTGGTGCAATCCGCTTGTACCCTGGCAACTGAAATTACATGCCCCAAATATTGTATCTAAGTTTGGGCAAAAGAGCACTTGGATTTTTTAGGAACAATTGATGTTGAGCCAGCAGCTGAAATACTGTTTTCAAGTATTGGAGGTACTCATCCCAAGTCCTGCTAAAAATTAAGATATCGTCAAAAAATACCAAGATGAATTTCTGCAGGTAAGGCCCAAATACCTCATTCATAAGGGCTTGAAAAGTTGAAGGAGCATTGGTGAGGCCGAATGGCATCACTAAAAACTCAAAATGGCCATGGTGCGTGTGGAAAGCAGTCTTTTTAATATCCATAGGGTGCATTCGAACTTGGAAATACCCAGATTGCAAGTCAAGCTTTGTAAAAAATTTTGCTCCCCCTAATTCTTCCAGTAATTCATCAATCACAGGAATCGAGAATTTGTCTTTGACAGTCTTGGAGTTCAATTCCCTGTAATCAACACAAATGCGCCATGATCCATCCGCCTTGGGAACTAAAATCACCGGAGAAGAGAACGGTGATCTACTTGGACGGATTATCCCTTGCTGTAACATATTCGAATATTGCTTTTCGATCTCCTCTTTTTGAATATGAGGATATCGATATGGGCGCACCACGATTGGCTTTGTATGTGGTTCCAATACAATGCGATGGTCACAATGATGACTTGGGGGCAGCGTTGTGGGCTCAGCAAAAAGATTTGAGTATTCAGCCAGCAATCTAAGCAAGCGATCATCTGAAGTGTGCTCAAATTGGATGGAGCACAATTTTATTGAAGAGGGCTGAATTCCCTACAATTGAATCTGCTGCTGTTGCTTAAAAAACACCATAGTCATGTGAGAAAAGTCCCATAAAATTGGTTCCAAAGTCCTGAGCCAATTTACTCCCAGAACGATATCAAATCCAGTCAAGGGAAGAATGAGTAGATCAATAGAGAATGAGTACTGACCCAATGTAAGAGGAACATTTTGACAAGTACCTGGACTAATTATTTGTTCTCCATTAGCCACTGTGACCCGCAACTTATCCCTCTGGTCTGTCTTGTCTTTCAGGTGTGTTGTCGTCTCAGAGTTAACGAAACTGTGAGTACTCCCAGAgtccaccagaaccagtagtttCTGTCCATTCAGATTGACCTCCAACTTCATAGATTATGGGGAACCAATACCTGTGATAGCATTGAGTGAAATTTCTGGCTTTATTTCATGTGGCCAGTCAATGCTAAGGTCCATGTCATCATCTTCCTCCACTAAATCAAGCCAAAATAGCCTTTTGCATTGATGACCACGAACAAATGGTTCTTCACAATTGAAGCAGAGTCCCCTTTGTCTTCGTTCTTCCATCTCAGCCCGTGTTAGCCTTTTCACCGTTCTAGCAGGTAATAAATTTGATATTGATGGTGCACTAGTTCTCTTATTTTCATGAGAACCATATTGTTTCAAAGCTGCCTGCTTTCGTTCATACAATCGGGACATGCTCATTGTCGTTGCCAAATCTGTAGGATGATGCAGTTCTACCTCTACAGCTATGTATTCTTGCAGCCCGCTAATATAGAGTTGAACCTTTTGCATTCGTGTGAGACTTCCTGCCCTTGCAACTAGGATTTCAAATTGATTCTGGTAATCTACCATAGAACCAGTTTGTTTCAATTTGGCTAACTCTCCCAGCTTGTTGGATCGAATCGAAGGTCCAAATCTGATGTTGCATTGCTCTTTGAACTCTGTCCATGATGGGTCAGGAACATCATCAAGAAATTGCATGTACCAAGGCTGCGCCACTCCTACCAAATTATACGATGCCAACTGAACTTTCTCTTCTTCTGGTGTTTGTTGATGGCGGAAGAAGTGCTCACATCGACTAATCCACCCCATAGGATCTTCAAGGCCATTGTACTTAGGAAAATCCAATTTAGTAACTTTGGGGAAAATGGAATTTCCTGATTGAGTCTCAGAACCAATGGAAATGGCTAGTCCCTTTGCCTTTGATGTACGTTCTTGTGTGCTGCTTCCGGTCACTGCTGTGGCTTCCTTAACGCTTGCTAAATCAAGGGTAAGAGCTTCTAATTTTCTGTTTAGTTTATCTTGTCTAGCTTTATTAGCAGCCTGTTCGTCAAGGAACATTTTCATCATTCGTTCAAGCTGTTGTTGAGTTTGATCCCCCATAACagctggctctgataccaaattgaTACAGGCCCCTGTTTGTGATCTAGTTAGGGGTCTTTGGAAAAGTAGGTCAGGtttggaagaagaagaagggtggTTCTTTCTTCTGCCTATGTTTGCAAACTTAGAGAGGATCTGAAATCTCTTGAGTGTAAAGTACTCAAAAACTAGAGAATTAATTTCCCCATTTTATTGAAAAGAATGAGTATATATACAATGAGTTTTAACTGTAACTCATAAAAATACTGAAGCaacaaatatgaaaatattctcaaacaacaaaaatagaatcacaaataaaataaaaaagattccATAAAATCAGTAGCTAATAATTGACCAACAGACTTAGTCAACCAGcattttcttcttcaatccGTGAGTGTATCTCTTGTAGACCAACTGCTGCTGGTTGCTATCACATTCCTCCTCCCATGCCTCGCTCCCTGTTCTTCTGGTTATTCCGGCAGAGTAAATATCGGCCTCGTCGTTCTCTATCAGCTCTCTCACCCTCCTTCCGTGaactcgggcctccggttcttcctctccCCCACTTCTTTGCCCCCTTTCTCTGGTTTCTCTACTGACGGTTTGAGGGTGATTGAaggtaggttgaggttcatTGGTCCGGGGTTCTTCTACTACTGGCAACATATTCGCAGGGGTactaaggcccctctgttgcaaCATCTGCCCCAGCAAATGGGCAGTGTTTTGTAACTGGAGGGCCATGGCctggaggtcctggttggataagACAGCTCCAGACATGTTTCCTGCCGGGTTCGGCGAGGGGTTGAAGGGGATGGGTGGTTGGTTGTTTGAAGTTGTAGGACTggagaaagagaactgttgccccTCTTGGACAGAGTTCAAGTCGTTGGGAGTGTTAATGGTGTTGTTTTCATTGtggttagccatcgtggatctcagtgggtattgtaagagtggaactccagagatgaaaagatctccttcgttcccacagacagcACCAaatgataatctgagatccagaaaaatagggttttacaagggttctgtaaaCTTAGCAAAAAGCTTAGGTCTAGAGGAGGGCAATCCTCCTTTTATCCGTTTTCTTTtatctgctagtgacgtataatAAACTGTCTATCAtagggccacctgtccctgccatgTCGATtcggacgtacgagaatatcgTATTCCTgctacatgcgtaacggcctctgattctccacGGGCACGCATGCTGATGAACCTACCAGACGGATGGGTCGGTCTCCTTCTAGGTTCCGAGCCGAGCCAGAAGATAAGATTAAAACTGAGCTCAAAGAGGATCTGTTTGATGAGCCATACGGGCTGGGCAGGCCTGATTGAGAAACAAAGACGGAGCCCGGTCTCAAGGCTGAGTGGGCCGGACTGGGTCCACGCGGGAGACTTGAGGGCCTCTAGATAATGGGCTATTGTCATGGGTCTGACCCCAGACCGGGGTGaaaaaatccagcggtcatcaatataCATTCAaaatctattataatttttttaatacatcATTTATTTATAGTCAAAacgtattattattaatatcagTTAATTAACCACTATAGGCAACATTAATTCTCAGAGCACAGCTATTTTAATTAAACTCTATTTCTTATTCATAATGCATCAGTTTTTtctaaacataaaaataatatacatgCCATTTTGAACGACAATTTTCAAGAcatgaattgaatttaaaaaaaaaataaataaagagagtAGAATTcattgctgatatttatgtagAAAAAATTATGTAGGCATCACCAAGCAATGGGAACCACACAATGAAATATCATAGTGTACAAAATTAAATGTCAAAGATCACCGTCCAATTTAATTAAGATATACACCGACCATCCccacttaatttaatttatatcgtCCTCTAAAGTTACTCACTGAGTCAGCAATGAGTCAATAGcccttttgaaaatttttatattatttaggaCTAGTTagataattttctttaaaatataaataataataaaatattacgatcaagtctttatatataaaaattcattaatttgtctatattttaaaattaatcaattaaaatatcatattataaaataaactcattaatttaaaaaaaattattagcggctcttaattatttatattatttaatttttataattttaattataatattatattatttagtttctctttttttatctttttaatttaaaaaatttatttctcatCAACTCCAAATCATCacctaattatttttaaaaaaattatttcgcttattatttaatttaatttatttttatataaatttttattgttaagaaataatattttttatttatctcatttaatgaataatctatttatatcattaaaattatttatcaaactatttaaatttagagaataaattttaaatttttttaaaaaaatattttataagtaatgttatattattttataggtTTTATGGACTTTATATTTAAGAAAGACAAATTTTAAATCTAGAAAATATGAGTTTAGTAAGTAATggattagattatttaaatttcaaaaaggttaaaatatttatattatttaatttttataattttagttatatctatatatattatattatttagcttctcttttttattttttttaatctaaaaaatttatttctcatTTAAACTCCAAATCACcatctaattattttttaaaaaaattattggctcattatttaatttaattttatatacaatttttattgttaaaagtgatatttttttatttatctcatttaattgataatctatttatataattaaaattatttatcaaactatttaaatttagagaatatattttaaatttttagaaaaaatattttataagtaatgttatattattttataggtTTTATGgactttatatttaaaaaagacaaattttaaatttagaaaatatgagtttaatagataataaattagattatttaaatttcaaaaaggttaaaatgctaaatttctcattaattatatactaaatgttaaaaattatcaaattttattattcagtTTAAATTTACCTTTGctcattaattatatattaaggtcaaaaatatcaaattttattatttaatttaaatttatttttaaattatcattaaaatatcaaataaaattattatttataaaaacttaaaagtATTAACTATACTCTTTTTCATTCTATTGGATcttatttaactttatttaatttttaatgataatttaggAATAATTTTGGATGAATtgataaattttgatatttaatatttttttttttgcatcttTTATATACTTTAGGGACATTTAATGTTTATTTTACatcttttatataatttagGGACAAATTTAAACTCTGACTTAAATTCTCCATCCGTTACTGTTGAGATGGACATTCAATTTATTGCATTTGATCATGTATTGACATTAaggtttttcttctttttgttgttcattaaaaaattaaaaaataagaaaaaattattatttaatttatatagtgtgaaaaaaattattaaatgactactcaattttaaaaaataaattaaaataatcttaaaattataaaaaatttactatttaattttcaacataaaatatttattatttagtttttataatataaataaaatctttaatatttaattcatctctcacgaaaaatatattaaaatattttttaaatttttaaaaaatttactaaataatttatgaGTGTATTTTGTATTAAATAAAATCGATTAATGAGTTTCTGCATAGTACtgaaattgaatatttttatcggtctcataatttatatatatatatatatatatatttaatatctcaaaatttttcaatttttcttttttacattataattaataaaaaaattgattattataacttcatttaattttatcttatttttaataaaatgtcttattaattttattttttaacagagAATTCAAactatgttttaatttttaattcaaactatatatttttttaacactaattcaaactatatattattaataacaattttattatttcaataaaattaatattcttatctatttttttgaaagcaaaacTATTGattgattatattaataaaattctatcaaaCAATGAGAGATATCATTCCAAATAGAGAGATAATCATGTCTAATAAATTATCTAATCAAAATATGAGTAATTAGA
Coding sequences within it:
- the LOC122721516 gene encoding uncharacterized protein LOC122721516; amino-acid sequence: MAAYDGIGNPREHVLSYKTFMELQTLSDVLMCKVFPTTLTGPARAWFNNLEAGSIRSFRDLANAFISRFVAGVSADRKTSYLETVRQRRDESLREYVARFNTEALQIPELDEGRAVEAMQKGTTSPEFFGSLSRKPPTSLAELMKRVEKYIRQDDALVTSRFARGAVDKGKAPEERRPERQEKKQGRRSETYRQPWERRDQRPPLPKVPEQKSLPPWIPENLTPLNASRAEVLMAVQDKEFLQWPRPMKAEANQRDPDKYCQYHRTHGHDTNNCYQLIAEIERLIKRGHLRNFVKKPEGQRP